From a region of the Buchnera aphidicola (Floraphis choui) genome:
- the def gene encoding peptide deformylase — protein sequence MSILEVLKYPNSQLRIIAKPIIKINNSIHKIINNMFETMNFKNGIGLAATQVNIPLQIIVIDNISEIKQPITLINPKIIQSNGNISIEERCLSIPNYQASIPRSSHIVVTALNYFGKKIKIEATSLLAICIQHEMDHLIGKLLIDYLSNVEKRKIRKKILKDIKKL from the coding sequence ATGTCTATTCTTGAAGTATTAAAATACCCTAATAGTCAACTTCGAATAATAGCAAAGCCAATTATAAAAATAAATAACTCCATTCATAAAATTATTAACAATATGTTTGAAACTATGAATTTTAAAAATGGTATTGGATTAGCCGCTACTCAAGTAAATATTCCCTTACAAATCATAGTAATTGATAATATTTCAGAAATAAAACAACCAATAACATTAATTAACCCCAAAATAATTCAATCAAACGGTAATATAAGTATAGAAGAAAGATGTTTGTCTATTCCAAATTATCAAGCATCAATACCTAGATCATCTCATATTGTCGTTACCGCTTTAAACTATTTTGGAAAAAAAATTAAAATAGAAGCTACATCTCTTCTAGCAATTTGTATTCAACACGAAATGGATCATTTAATTGGAAAATTATTAATCGATTATTTATCCAATGTTGAAAAAAGAAAAATACGAAAAAAAATCTTAAAAGATATCAAAAAATTATGA
- the fmt gene encoding methionyl-tRNA formyltransferase, with translation MKTLNIIFAGTPEFSAQHLVHLINSQYNIIGVLTQPDRPSGRGQNITESPVKNIAKKYNIPIFQPKILLNNSELYIKLCKIRANLMIVVAYGLIIPKKILNIFSIGCINIHASLLPKWRGSTPIQSAILSGDIITGITIIKIDEGIDTGKIIYSETCNIDKHETSKSLQEKLNKISCRAILLVLKNIELGKCKTVVQSQLTTYSYKIKKQDAELNWFQDAITLEKRIRAFNPWPICFFKINNKHIKVWSATIIIKDKKNTHKEGEIILINKNGLQIQTKINILNIVKIQLPGKKIIHAHNLNNSRNNFFTSNTHLI, from the coding sequence ATAAAAACATTAAATATTATTTTTGCAGGAACACCTGAATTTTCAGCACAACATCTAGTACACCTAATTAATTCTCAATACAATATTATTGGAGTACTTACTCAACCAGATCGACCTTCTGGAAGAGGACAAAATATAACTGAATCTCCAGTAAAAAATATAGCTAAAAAATATAATATTCCTATTTTTCAACCTAAAATTTTATTAAATAATTCAGAACTATACATTAAATTATGTAAAATACGTGCTAATTTAATGATAGTAGTTGCATATGGTCTAATTATTCCTAAAAAAATATTAAATATATTTTCTATAGGATGTATTAATATACATGCTTCTTTGTTACCTAAATGGAGAGGATCTACACCAATACAATCAGCAATTTTATCTGGAGATATAATAACAGGAATTACTATTATAAAAATAGATGAAGGAATCGATACTGGAAAAATAATATATTCAGAAACTTGTAATATAGACAAACATGAAACAAGTAAAAGTTTACAAGAAAAATTAAATAAAATAAGTTGTCGAGCAATATTGTTGGTACTAAAAAATATAGAATTAGGAAAATGTAAAACTGTTGTTCAAAGTCAACTCACTACTTATTCATATAAGATAAAAAAACAAGATGCTGAACTGAATTGGTTTCAAGATGCAATAACATTAGAAAAGCGCATACGAGCTTTTAATCCATGGCCAATATGCTTTTTTAAAATAAATAATAAACACATTAAAGTTTGGTCAGCTACAATTATTATAAAAGACAAAAAAAACACACATAAAGAAGGAGAAATAATATTAATTAATAAAAATGGATTACAAATACAAACTAAAATAAATATACTTAATATAGTAAAAATTCAATTACCTGGAAAAAAAATAATACACGCACATAATTTAAACAATTCTAGAAACAATTTTTTTACTTCTAATACACATTTAATTTAA
- the rplQ gene encoding 50S ribosomal protein L17 has product MRHKKIGRRFNRNSVHVKSMLNNMACALLNYEIIKTTLAKAKELRRIVEPLITRSKVNSISNRRLVFSKIRNSDIVSKLFSDIGPCFLNRLGGYTRVLKCGYRFGDKAPMAYIQLVNRLKKQK; this is encoded by the coding sequence ATGAGACATAAAAAAATTGGTCGTCGATTTAATAGAAATAGTGTCCACGTAAAGTCTATGCTAAATAATATGGCATGTGCGTTATTAAATTATGAAATAATAAAAACAACGTTAGCTAAAGCAAAAGAATTACGTCGTATAGTAGAACCTTTGATAACTCGATCTAAGGTAAATTCAATTTCTAATAGGCGTTTAGTATTTTCTAAAATTAGGAACAGTGATATAGTTTCTAAATTATTTAGTGACATAGGTCCGTGTTTTTTAAATAGATTAGGTGGATATACTCGAGTATTAAAATGTGGTTATCGTTTTGGTGATAAAGCACCTATGGCGTATATTCAATTAGTCAATAGATTGAAGAAACAAAAATAA
- the rpoA gene encoding DNA-directed RNA polymerase subunit alpha codes for MQSSVNEFLKPRLVDIEHISITHAKITLEPLERGFGHTLGNALRRILLSSMPGCAVTEVEIDGVLHEYSTKEGIKEDIIEILLNLKGLAVKLYGRSQVVLSLNKSGIGVVKASDIKHNSDVEIINPDHIICNLTYDNVSIVMRIKIEIGRGYVTAASRMNLIDREHSIGKLLVDACYSPIERIAYNVEAARVAQRTDLDKLIIEMETNGTIDPEEAIRRAATILSNQLEAFVDLRDIRAPEIKEEKPEFEPILLRSVDDLELTVRSANCLKAEAIHYIGDLVQKTEVELLKTPNLGKKSLTEIKDVLAIRNLSLGMRLENWPPISISDD; via the coding sequence ATGCAGAGTTCTGTAAATGAATTTTTAAAACCGAGATTAGTAGATATTGAACATATTAGCATAACGCATGCGAAAATTACTCTTGAACCGTTAGAACGCGGATTTGGTCATACTCTTGGTAATGCTTTACGTCGAATTTTATTATCTTCTATGCCTGGTTGCGCAGTAACGGAAGTAGAAATTGATGGAGTACTTCATGAATATAGTACTAAAGAAGGCATTAAAGAAGATATTATTGAAATTTTACTAAATTTAAAAGGATTAGCAGTTAAGTTGTACGGGAGAAGTCAAGTTGTTCTTTCTCTTAATAAATCTGGGATAGGAGTAGTAAAAGCATCTGATATTAAACATAATAGTGATGTAGAAATTATTAATCCTGATCATATTATTTGTAATTTAACTTACGATAATGTATCAATTGTTATGAGGATTAAGATAGAAATAGGAAGAGGTTATGTTACTGCTGCTTCTAGAATGAATTTAATAGATAGAGAACATTCTATAGGGAAATTATTAGTAGATGCATGTTATAGTCCAATAGAACGTATTGCATATAATGTGGAAGCTGCTCGAGTGGCTCAACGTACTGATTTAGATAAGTTAATAATTGAAATGGAGACTAATGGTACTATTGATCCAGAAGAAGCTATTCGTCGTGCTGCTACAATTTTATCAAATCAATTAGAAGCATTTGTAGATTTAAGAGATATACGTGCACCAGAGATTAAAGAAGAGAAACCAGAATTTGAACCTATTTTACTTCGTTCAGTTGATGATTTAGAATTAACAGTGAGATCTGCTAATTGTTTAAAAGCAGAAGCTATACATTATATTGGAGATTTGGTACAAAAGACTGAAGTAGAATTACTTAAAACTCCTAATTTAGGAAAAAAATCTTTAACTGAAATCAAAGATGTATTAGCAATAAGAAATTTATCTCTAGGTATGCGATTAGAAAATTGGCCTCCTATAAGTATTTCAGATGATTAA